One segment of Bacteroides caecimuris DNA contains the following:
- a CDS encoding hybrid sensor histidine kinase/response regulator transcription factor, which translates to MMKKTLISIILLLAIAFSTYAQQHCFFTHYSTEDGLSQNTVMNILQDHKDNLWFATWDGINRFNGYTFKTYKARQRNYISLTNNRVDRMYEDRYGFLWLLTYDNRVHRFDPKTETFEQVPAAGEEGSAFNVHTIEVMPNGTVWLLTENDGAIRILTHPDENNRLTWDIYSSKTELFPSLHVFKVHQDKAGNDWLLTDNGLGIIRPGKKEPNSYFTETKGKFGGMNQAFYAVQERDKDICFASDHGRIWSYQKESGEFTLIELPTKGQITSIHPIAPDVSVITTDSDGFFTYNLRTKTNVHYSFLTCKALPAKPILSAYVDRSSEVWFEQEEPGVVAHFNPSTGVVTREQIPIEYSNPERSRPAFHIHEDVNGYLWVHPYGGGFSYFDPQKKCLVPFYNGLGSRDWRFSNKIHSAFSDKQGNLWLCTHSKGLEKVTYRNVPFTMIIPMPHEHESLHNEVRALCEDKLGNLWVGLKDGILRIYDADKTYKGYLTENGTISATGTPMPGTVYHVIQDSKGIIWIATKGDGLVRAEPTSSNGMSYKLTRYLHREDDMYSLSDNNVYCIYEDHYGRIWLATFAGGINYITKNEAGKTLFINHRNNLKGYPIDPCYKARFITSDNNGRLWVGTTTGAVAFDENFKKPEDVKFYHFSRMPNDTQSLSNNDVHWIISTKKKELYLATFGGGLNKLVSISKNGHGEFKSYCVLDGLPSDVLLSIREDSKQNLWISTENGICKFIPSEERFESYDERSITFPVRFSEAASALTAKGSMLFGASGGVFIFNPDSIRKSSYIPPIVFSKLTVANEDITPGGNSLLKVDIDDADKLVLSHKENIFSVHFAALDYTNPQNIQYAYILDGFEKQWTFADKQRSVTYTNLPKGEYVLRVRSTNSDGVWVDNERILDIVILPSFWETPIAYVLYILFILIIILVAVYILFTIYRLKHEVSVEQQISDIKLRFFTNISHELRTPLTLIAGPVEQVLKNDKLPADAREQLVVVERNTSRMLRLVNQILDFRKIQNKKMKMQVQRVDIVPFVRKVMDNFEAVAEEHRIDFLFQTEKEHLYLWVDADKLEKIVFNLLSNAFKYTPNGKMITMFIREDENTVSIGVQDQGIGIAENKKKSLFVRFENLVDKNLFNQASTGIGLSLVKELVEMHKATISVDSRLGEGSCFKVDFLKGKEHYDKETEFILEDADAPVRMGQVVDIANSSIQSETLIPDDSEKIEAVYEEDAAKEENSKELMLLVEDNQELREFLRSIFSPMYRVVEAADGREGANKALKYLPDIIISDVMMPEKDGIEMTRELRADMTTSHIPIILLTAKTTIESKLEGLEYGADDYITKPFSATYLQARVENLLMQRKKLQSFYRDSLMHINMSVTSGELVALTKAMAEEERKIVPEREEEQTQLQSQQQPTIPDMSPNDRKFMDKLVELMEQNMDNGDLVVDDLVRELAVSRSVFFKKLKTLTGLAPIEFIKEIRIKRATQLIETGEFNMTQISYMVGINDPRYFSKCFKAQVGMTPTEYKEKIGR; encoded by the coding sequence ATGATGAAGAAAACCTTAATTTCAATAATTCTTTTGTTAGCTATTGCGTTCTCAACATACGCGCAACAGCACTGTTTTTTCACCCACTATTCTACTGAAGATGGATTATCCCAAAATACGGTGATGAACATCTTACAGGATCACAAAGACAACCTTTGGTTTGCCACCTGGGATGGTATCAACCGTTTCAACGGTTATACCTTTAAAACATACAAGGCCCGTCAGAGAAACTATATCAGTCTGACCAATAACCGCGTAGACCGTATGTATGAAGATCGTTACGGCTTTCTGTGGTTGCTGACCTATGACAACCGTGTCCATCGTTTTGACCCGAAGACTGAGACTTTCGAGCAAGTGCCTGCTGCCGGAGAAGAGGGGAGTGCTTTCAATGTGCATACCATTGAAGTGATGCCCAACGGAACCGTCTGGCTGCTAACGGAAAACGACGGAGCCATCCGTATCTTGACGCATCCGGATGAGAATAATCGCTTGACATGGGATATTTATTCCAGCAAGACGGAACTGTTTCCTTCTTTACATGTATTCAAAGTTCATCAGGATAAAGCCGGCAATGACTGGTTGCTGACGGATAACGGTCTCGGGATAATCCGTCCCGGAAAGAAAGAACCGAATTCTTATTTTACAGAAACAAAAGGAAAGTTTGGCGGAATGAATCAGGCTTTCTATGCTGTGCAGGAACGTGATAAGGATATTTGCTTCGCCTCGGATCATGGTCGCATCTGGTCTTATCAGAAAGAAAGCGGAGAATTTACGTTGATCGAGCTTCCCACAAAAGGACAGATCACCTCCATTCATCCCATTGCACCGGACGTATCCGTTATTACTACCGATTCGGATGGTTTCTTTACCTACAATCTGCGAACAAAAACAAACGTACATTACTCGTTCCTGACTTGTAAGGCGTTACCCGCAAAGCCGATCCTTTCTGCATACGTAGACCGTTCTTCAGAAGTGTGGTTCGAACAGGAAGAACCGGGCGTTGTTGCTCATTTTAATCCCTCGACCGGAGTGGTGACCCGTGAACAAATTCCAATAGAATACAGCAATCCCGAACGTTCCCGTCCGGCTTTTCATATTCATGAAGACGTAAACGGTTATCTGTGGGTACATCCTTACGGAGGAGGTTTTTCTTACTTCGATCCTCAAAAGAAATGCTTGGTTCCTTTCTATAACGGACTGGGTAGCCGTGACTGGCGTTTCTCCAATAAGATTCATTCAGCCTTTTCCGACAAACAAGGTAATCTGTGGCTTTGTACCCACTCTAAAGGATTGGAGAAAGTGACTTATCGAAATGTACCTTTTACGATGATAATCCCTATGCCTCATGAACACGAATCGTTGCATAATGAGGTGCGTGCCCTGTGTGAAGATAAACTGGGAAATTTGTGGGTTGGCTTGAAAGACGGTATACTTCGTATATATGATGCCGACAAAACATATAAAGGCTATCTTACCGAAAACGGCACCATTTCTGCCACCGGTACTCCCATGCCGGGCACCGTTTATCATGTTATTCAGGACTCAAAAGGAATCATCTGGATTGCGACCAAAGGAGACGGTCTTGTTCGTGCCGAGCCGACTTCTTCCAACGGAATGTCTTATAAGCTGACCCGTTATCTTCATCGTGAAGATGATATGTACAGTTTGAGCGATAATAATGTATATTGCATCTATGAAGATCATTATGGGCGTATCTGGCTGGCAACTTTTGCCGGAGGTATCAATTATATTACGAAGAATGAAGCAGGAAAGACATTGTTTATCAATCACCGGAACAACCTGAAAGGTTATCCCATTGATCCTTGTTACAAAGCTCGTTTCATCACTTCCGATAACAACGGACGCTTGTGGGTAGGAACAACTACGGGGGCCGTTGCTTTTGATGAGAACTTTAAGAAACCGGAGGATGTGAAGTTCTATCATTTCTCCCGTATGCCGAATGATACGCAAAGTTTGAGTAATAATGATGTCCATTGGATTATCTCCACCAAGAAAAAGGAACTTTATCTGGCTACTTTCGGCGGCGGACTCAACAAACTGGTATCTATCAGTAAGAACGGTCACGGAGAATTCAAGTCATATTGCGTATTGGATGGTCTTCCTTCCGATGTCCTGCTTTCCATCCGCGAAGATAGTAAGCAGAATTTATGGATTAGTACGGAGAATGGAATTTGTAAGTTCATTCCCTCTGAAGAACGTTTTGAAAGTTATGACGAGCGTAGTATCACTTTCCCTGTACGTTTTAGTGAAGCCGCTTCGGCATTAACTGCTAAAGGAAGTATGCTTTTCGGTGCCAGCGGCGGAGTCTTTATATTTAATCCTGACTCTATTCGTAAGAGCAGCTATATCCCGCCTATCGTATTCTCCAAACTGACAGTGGCTAATGAGGACATTACCCCCGGCGGCAACTCATTGTTGAAAGTGGATATTGACGACGCTGATAAATTGGTACTTTCGCATAAAGAGAATATTTTCTCCGTTCATTTCGCGGCACTCGATTATACCAATCCGCAAAATATACAGTATGCTTATATTCTCGACGGATTTGAAAAACAGTGGACCTTTGCCGACAAACAGCGTAGCGTGACTTATACGAATCTTCCGAAAGGAGAGTATGTACTTCGTGTCCGTTCTACCAATAGCGATGGTGTGTGGGTGGATAACGAACGTATCTTGGATATTGTCATTCTGCCTTCTTTCTGGGAAACGCCGATAGCATACGTGCTTTATATACTTTTTATTCTGATTATTATTCTTGTGGCCGTTTATATCCTGTTCACCATTTACCGGTTGAAGCATGAAGTGTCGGTCGAACAGCAGATTTCGGATATAAAACTGCGCTTCTTTACGAATATATCCCATGAGTTGCGTACTCCGCTTACGCTGATAGCAGGTCCGGTAGAGCAGGTCTTGAAGAATGATAAATTGCCGGCTGATGCCCGCGAACAGTTGGTGGTGGTTGAACGGAACACCAGCCGTATGCTTCGTCTTGTCAATCAGATATTGGACTTCCGTAAGATTCAGAACAAGAAGATGAAGATGCAGGTACAGCGTGTGGACATCGTTCCTTTCGTGCGCAAGGTGATGGATAATTTTGAGGCTGTGGCCGAAGAGCACCGGATTGATTTCCTGTTTCAGACGGAAAAGGAGCATCTTTATCTTTGGGTGGACGCCGATAAGCTGGAAAAGATTGTATTCAATCTGCTTTCCAATGCATTTAAATATACGCCGAATGGCAAGATGATAACGATGTTTATCCGTGAAGATGAGAATACAGTTTCTATCGGTGTACAAGACCAGGGAATTGGTATCGCGGAAAACAAAAAGAAGTCACTGTTTGTCCGTTTTGAGAATCTGGTAGATAAGAATCTTTTCAATCAGGCTAGTACAGGTATCGGACTTTCATTGGTGAAAGAGCTTGTGGAGATGCACAAGGCTACTATCTCCGTGGATAGTCGTTTGGGAGAAGGAAGTTGTTTCAAAGTCGATTTCCTGAAAGGGAAAGAACATTATGATAAGGAAACCGAGTTTATTCTGGAAGATGCGGATGCTCCGGTAAGGATGGGGCAGGTAGTGGATATAGCCAACTCTTCCATTCAGTCTGAAACGCTGATACCCGATGATTCGGAGAAAATTGAAGCCGTTTATGAGGAAGATGCTGCGAAAGAAGAAAACTCCAAAGAACTGATGTTATTAGTCGAAGATAATCAGGAGTTACGTGAATTCTTGCGTAGTATATTTTCTCCGATGTACCGGGTAGTGGAAGCCGCCGATGGTAGGGAAGGAGCGAATAAAGCATTGAAGTATCTTCCGGATATTATTATCAGTGACGTGATGATGCCCGAGAAAGACGGTATCGAAATGACGCGTGAACTACGTGCGGATATGACAACCAGCCATATACCTATTATCCTGCTTACTGCCAAAACTACGATTGAAAGTAAACTGGAAGGATTGGAATATGGTGCGGATGATTATATCACAAAACCTTTCAGTGCTACCTATCTGCAAGCCCGTGTGGAAAATCTGTTGATGCAGCGTAAGAAACTGCAAAGTTTCTATCGGGATAGCTTGATGCATATCAATATGTCCGTTACTTCCGGTGAATTAGTTGCGTTGACAAAGGCTATGGCTGAAGAGGAAAGAAAGATAGTGCCGGAGCGAGAAGAAGAGCAAACGCAACTACAGTCACAACAGCAACCGACTATTCCTGATATGTCTCCAAATGACCGTAAATTTATGGATAAACTGGTGGAATTGATGGAGCAGAACATGGATAATGGAGACCTTGTAGTGGATGATTTGGTACGTGAATTGGCTGTCAGTCGTTCCGTGTTCTTCAAGAAGCTGAAGACATTGACAGGACTGGCACCTATTGAGTTTATCAAAGAAATACGCATCAAGCGTGCTACGCAACTGATTGAAACCGGAGAGTTTAATATGACGCAGATTTCATATATGGTCGGAATCAACGACCCGCGTTATTTTAGCAAATGTTTTAAGGCGCAGGTGGGTATGACACCGACTGAGTATAAGGAAAAAATAGGTCGGTAA